In Lautropia mirabilis, one DNA window encodes the following:
- the dprA gene encoding DNA-processing protein DprA, with the protein MSTPPDVPQTPSPDDESLAAWLRLVHTPGIGAVTGQLLLRRLGPPEAILQASYATVRALVRSDETARTLLADDPVREQDIQAALAWLHAGDDRHILALDDPRYPAALLDLPDAPLLVYARGSLAALQPAAVAIVGSRRASHEGLRNAQALAEALARRGIVVTSGLAEGIDAAAHQGALEGAPAGQASTIAVTGAGIDRIYPAHHLPLARRVLEQGGLVLSEQPLGSAPVRANFPRRNRMIAALSRGTLVVEAALRSGSLITARQAAELGREVMAVPGSIHNPLSHGCHHLIRDGATLIETVDDILQALGMVSPGQDASDQDPTIRGGRIRARQHTARRASGRREWQSIIADQESGAVEQAPSRPEPPDDDSRDLFTILAASPMSAEALASRLGWPIDRILITIQLLELGGYIGRHVDGRWQRLD; encoded by the coding sequence ATGAGCACCCCGCCGGACGTTCCCCAGACCCCCTCCCCCGACGACGAATCCCTGGCCGCCTGGCTACGGCTGGTCCACACGCCGGGCATCGGCGCCGTCACCGGCCAGCTGCTGCTGCGCCGTCTGGGCCCGCCGGAAGCCATCCTTCAGGCCTCCTACGCCACGGTACGCGCCCTGGTGCGCAGTGACGAAACGGCCCGCACCCTGCTGGCCGATGACCCGGTGCGCGAGCAGGACATCCAGGCGGCCCTGGCCTGGCTGCACGCGGGCGATGACCGCCATATCCTGGCCCTGGACGATCCCCGCTACCCGGCTGCGCTGCTGGATCTGCCGGATGCGCCCCTGCTGGTCTACGCTCGCGGCTCGCTGGCCGCCCTGCAACCCGCTGCCGTGGCCATCGTGGGCAGCCGACGCGCCAGCCACGAAGGACTGCGCAACGCCCAGGCCCTGGCCGAAGCCCTGGCTCGGCGCGGCATCGTTGTCACCAGCGGTCTGGCCGAAGGCATCGATGCCGCGGCCCACCAGGGGGCCCTGGAGGGTGCCCCAGCAGGTCAGGCGAGCACCATCGCCGTGACCGGAGCCGGCATCGACCGCATCTACCCGGCCCATCACCTGCCCCTGGCCCGGCGTGTGCTGGAACAGGGCGGACTCGTGCTGAGCGAGCAGCCCCTGGGCAGCGCTCCGGTGCGTGCCAACTTCCCGCGCCGCAACCGGATGATCGCTGCCCTCTCGCGCGGCACCCTGGTGGTGGAAGCCGCCCTGCGCAGCGGCTCGCTGATCACCGCGCGGCAGGCGGCCGAGCTGGGCCGCGAGGTGATGGCCGTGCCCGGTTCCATCCACAACCCGCTCTCCCACGGCTGCCACCACCTGATCCGGGACGGCGCCACCCTCATCGAAACCGTCGACGACATCCTGCAGGCCCTGGGCATGGTCAGCCCCGGGCAGGACGCTTCGGACCAGGATCCGACCATCCGGGGCGGCCGGATCCGCGCCCGCCAGCACACCGCCCGGCGCGCCAGCGGACGACGCGAATGGCAGTCGATCATCGCCGACCAGGAAAGCGGGGCGGTCGAACAGGCTCCCTCCCGGCCGGAACCGCCCGACGACGACAGCCGCGACCTGTTCACCATCCTGGCTGCCAGCCCCATGTCGGCCGAGGCGCTCGCCAGCCGGCTGGGCTGGCCGATCGACCGCATCCTGATTACCATCCAGCTGCTGGAGCTTGGCGGCTACATTGGACGCCACGTCGACGGCCGCTGGCAACGACTGGACTGA
- a CDS encoding DNA topoisomerase III — protein MSKALIIAEKPSVAADIARALGGFVRHGDYFENDDYVLSSAVGHLVEIAAPEQYDVKRGKWSFTHLPVIPPHFDLKPIEKTHDRLKQLTKLIKRKDVTSLINACDAGREGELIFRLIVQYAKAKQPMQRLWLQSMTPNAIREGFAKLRQGDELNGLADAARSRAEADWLVGINGTRAMTAFNSRDGGFYLTTVGRVQTPTLAVVVEREEKIRRFVPRDYFEVKATFGAKAGQYEGKWFDRNFKKSDDPEHKADRFWTREDAEAIVAACEGKPGTVTEESKPSTQIAPALFDLTTLQREANGRFGFSAKTTLALAQALYEKHKVLTYPRTDSRALPEDYLGTVRQTLGQLSESGVHGEFARTILEKDWVKPNKRVFDNSKISDHFAIIPTLQAPKNLSDAEQKVYDLVVRRFMAVFYPAAEYLVTTRITTVAGHPFKTEGRVLVNPGWLAIYGRDASGGDGPGNLVPVEPNETVQTDEIALQANQTRPPARYTEATLLSAMEGAGKLVDDDELREAMAGKGLGTPATRAAIIEGLITERYLLREGRELIPTAKAFQLLTLLRGLGVAALSMPELTGDWEYKLSQLEKGRMDRQVFMSDIAAMTRDIVEKARNFEADTVPGDYAVLQTPCPACGGVIKENYKRFACSQCDFSITKIPGGRQFELPEVETLLQDKVIGPLTGFRSKMGRPFSAILKITPENKLEFDFGQSDAQDEQSEPVDFSGQESLGPCPKCQSPVYIHGMHYVCSHAVGPNKTCDFRSGREILQQPIEPAQMQKLLADGRTDLLTGFVSSRTRRKFKAFLVREPSGKIGFEFDNAKGKTTKADGKDGEEGAEDRKRTTRATAAKSGTATKASTTVRKTSAAKASTTRRTTKAAADDPAAAEGESATPKAGAKAASTAGRTRRTAASAKTDNTGDHPADPSE, from the coding sequence ATGAGTAAAGCTTTGATCATTGCCGAGAAACCTTCCGTCGCCGCCGACATCGCGCGGGCGCTGGGGGGTTTCGTCCGTCACGGCGACTACTTCGAAAATGACGACTACGTGCTCAGCTCGGCGGTGGGCCACCTGGTGGAGATCGCTGCCCCCGAGCAATACGATGTCAAGAGAGGGAAGTGGTCGTTCACTCACCTTCCGGTCATCCCGCCGCATTTCGATCTGAAACCGATCGAGAAGACGCACGACCGCCTCAAGCAGCTCACCAAGCTGATCAAGCGCAAGGATGTCACCTCGCTGATCAACGCCTGTGACGCGGGCCGCGAGGGCGAACTGATCTTCCGGCTGATCGTGCAGTACGCCAAGGCCAAGCAGCCCATGCAGCGGCTGTGGCTGCAGTCGATGACGCCCAACGCCATCCGCGAAGGCTTTGCCAAGCTGCGCCAGGGCGACGAGCTCAACGGCCTGGCCGACGCGGCGCGCAGCCGCGCCGAGGCCGACTGGCTGGTGGGCATCAACGGCACCCGCGCCATGACAGCCTTCAACTCGCGCGATGGCGGCTTCTACCTGACCACCGTCGGTCGGGTGCAGACCCCCACGCTGGCCGTGGTGGTTGAACGCGAAGAAAAGATCCGCCGCTTCGTGCCGCGCGACTACTTCGAGGTCAAGGCCACCTTCGGCGCCAAGGCCGGCCAGTACGAAGGCAAGTGGTTCGACCGCAACTTCAAGAAGAGCGACGATCCCGAGCACAAGGCCGACCGCTTCTGGACCCGCGAGGACGCCGAGGCCATCGTGGCTGCCTGCGAGGGCAAGCCCGGCACCGTCACCGAGGAATCCAAGCCTTCCACCCAGATCGCTCCCGCGCTCTTTGACCTGACCACGCTGCAGCGCGAGGCCAACGGCCGCTTCGGCTTCTCGGCCAAGACCACCCTGGCACTGGCCCAGGCGCTGTACGAGAAGCACAAGGTGCTCACCTACCCGCGTACCGATTCGCGGGCGCTGCCCGAGGACTACCTGGGCACGGTGCGCCAGACGCTGGGCCAGCTCTCCGAATCCGGCGTGCACGGCGAGTTTGCCCGCACCATCCTGGAAAAGGACTGGGTCAAGCCCAACAAGCGGGTCTTCGACAACAGCAAGATCTCCGACCACTTCGCCATCATCCCCACGCTGCAGGCGCCCAAGAACCTGTCGGATGCCGAACAGAAGGTCTACGACCTGGTGGTGCGCCGCTTCATGGCCGTGTTCTACCCGGCGGCCGAATACCTGGTCACCACCCGCATCACCACCGTGGCCGGCCATCCCTTCAAGACCGAAGGGCGCGTGCTGGTCAACCCCGGCTGGCTGGCCATCTACGGTCGTGACGCCAGCGGTGGCGACGGCCCCGGCAACCTGGTGCCCGTCGAACCCAACGAAACGGTGCAGACCGACGAGATCGCCCTGCAGGCCAATCAGACCCGGCCGCCGGCGCGCTATACCGAAGCCACGCTGCTCTCGGCCATGGAAGGCGCCGGCAAGCTGGTCGACGACGACGAGCTGCGCGAGGCCATGGCCGGCAAGGGTCTGGGCACGCCAGCCACCCGGGCCGCCATCATCGAGGGGCTGATCACCGAACGCTACCTGCTGCGTGAAGGGCGCGAACTCATCCCCACCGCCAAGGCCTTCCAGCTGCTCACGCTGCTGCGCGGCCTGGGCGTGGCCGCGCTCAGCATGCCGGAACTCACCGGCGACTGGGAATACAAGCTCAGCCAGCTCGAGAAGGGCCGCATGGACCGCCAGGTCTTCATGTCGGACATTGCCGCCATGACCCGCGACATCGTGGAGAAGGCCCGCAACTTCGAGGCCGACACGGTGCCCGGCGACTATGCCGTACTGCAGACCCCCTGCCCGGCCTGCGGTGGCGTCATCAAGGAGAACTACAAGCGCTTTGCCTGCAGCCAGTGCGACTTCTCCATCACCAAGATCCCCGGTGGCCGCCAGTTCGAACTGCCCGAGGTCGAGACGCTGCTGCAGGACAAGGTCATCGGCCCGCTGACGGGTTTCCGCAGCAAGATGGGCCGGCCCTTCTCGGCCATCCTCAAGATCACCCCGGAAAACAAGCTGGAATTCGACTTCGGCCAAAGCGACGCCCAGGACGAACAGTCCGAACCCGTCGACTTCAGCGGCCAGGAATCGCTGGGCCCCTGCCCCAAGTGCCAGAGCCCGGTATACATCCACGGCATGCACTACGTCTGCAGCCACGCCGTGGGTCCCAACAAGACCTGTGACTTCCGCTCGGGCCGCGAGATCCTGCAGCAACCCATCGAGCCTGCCCAGATGCAGAAACTGCTGGCCGACGGCCGCACCGACCTGCTGACCGGCTTCGTCTCGTCCCGCACCCGTCGCAAGTTCAAGGCCTTCCTGGTGCGCGAGCCCAGCGGCAAGATCGGCTTCGAGTTCGACAACGCCAAGGGCAAGACCACCAAGGCCGATGGCAAGGACGGCGAAGAAGGCGCCGAAGACAGGAAGCGCACCACCCGCGCGACCGCTGCCAAATCCGGCACGGCCACCAAGGCCAGCACCACCGTCCGCAAGACCAGTGCGGCCAAGGCAAGCACAACGCGGCGCACCACCAAGGCGGCCGCCGACGATCCGGCCGCTGCCGAGGGCGAAAGCGCCACACCCAAGGCCGGTGCCAAGGCTGCCTCGACCGCTGGTCGGACCCGCCGGACCGCTGCCAGCGCCAAGACCGACAATACGGGAGACCACCCAGCCGACCCCAGCGAATGA
- a CDS encoding carbohydrate-binding domain-containing protein — protein sequence MTRHRSRQTPWATLTLLGALLCLTGCDSQSGRTASPPGDAGHPSHDTAAPGTPGRASQGAATPRKSDEPSRDPSGTHPDTTVPGAQAAWDLSTGAYAPDRMDTAGWLPLTIDLDTLSVRTASPRLTVQAGANDITTVLLDGRPVVTLTRTSPGLTIRATPGDAHLAYVLTGSGSTPITLNSDNAYRLVLVDAHLTSTDGPALHLQSPAAAFIELQGHSSLADAPVRTRRTDAQGEPVKPRGALSATGPLVIRGDGTLSINATAHHALTTAGHLRLSSGNLTLKVDTRDGLRPTQAFIMDGGRLTIDAPAGKGIKVSGKESAVQPLGFVAVNDGHITIRSHDKGITTGWKPWRDARTPDTNDDPDPRITINGGTIDITTTGTPARDTDDESENSLSPEGIEAKSVLRVRGGNLKVITTDDSISAGMHLELSGGRTYAYSSHDDAVDSNGTLTIAGGVLVAISHAPRPEGALDSDSNQFAITGGTFVGIGAYSSTPTDSACTQNVITIPTYVEAGPWTLRDAAGNVVFSYDLPFRSGYMIASTPALARGATYTVVRGGTLGPVGEDFHGLALHPTTLTGGTPAETFTITRILTPLGAAEFDWFSPEKGPDD from the coding sequence ATGACCAGACACCGTTCTCGACAGACCCCTTGGGCGACCCTCACCCTGCTGGGCGCCCTGCTGTGCCTGACCGGTTGCGACAGTCAGTCCGGCCGCACCGCTTCGCCCCCCGGTGACGCGGGCCACCCGTCCCATGACACGGCGGCCCCGGGCACACCGGGTCGCGCCTCCCAGGGCGCTGCGACTCCCCGCAAGTCCGATGAGCCGTCTCGTGACCCGTCGGGCACGCATCCTGACACCACCGTCCCTGGCGCCCAGGCTGCCTGGGATCTGAGCACCGGTGCATACGCCCCTGACCGGATGGACACTGCCGGGTGGCTGCCGCTGACCATCGACCTGGACACGCTGTCCGTCCGCACCGCCTCGCCCCGGCTGACCGTCCAGGCAGGTGCCAATGACATCACCACCGTCCTGCTGGACGGCAGGCCGGTCGTCACCCTCACGCGCACTTCCCCTGGTCTGACGATCCGGGCCACCCCGGGCGACGCCCATCTGGCCTATGTCCTGACCGGTAGCGGCAGCACCCCGATCACCCTGAACAGCGACAACGCCTACCGGCTGGTGCTGGTCGATGCCCATCTGACCAGTACCGACGGCCCCGCACTGCACCTGCAGTCGCCGGCCGCCGCCTTCATCGAGTTGCAGGGCCACAGTTCCTTGGCCGATGCCCCGGTCCGCACGCGCCGCACCGATGCCCAGGGAGAACCCGTCAAGCCCCGCGGGGCCCTGTCGGCCACCGGCCCGCTGGTGATCCGGGGCGACGGTACGCTGAGCATCAATGCCACGGCACACCATGCACTGACCACCGCCGGCCACCTGCGTCTGAGCAGTGGCAACCTGACGCTCAAGGTGGACACCCGCGACGGGTTGCGCCCCACCCAGGCCTTCATCATGGATGGCGGCCGGCTGACCATCGATGCGCCGGCGGGCAAGGGCATCAAGGTCAGTGGCAAGGAAAGTGCCGTGCAGCCGCTGGGTTTCGTGGCCGTCAACGACGGACACATCACCATCCGCAGCCACGACAAGGGCATCACCACCGGCTGGAAGCCCTGGAGGGACGCGCGCACCCCCGACACGAATGACGATCCCGATCCGCGCATCACCATCAACGGCGGCACGATCGACATCACCACCACCGGCACCCCGGCCAGAGACACGGACGACGAAAGCGAAAACAGCCTCTCACCCGAGGGCATCGAAGCCAAGTCCGTCCTCCGTGTGCGCGGCGGGAACCTGAAGGTGATCACCACCGACGACAGCATCAGTGCCGGCATGCACCTGGAGCTGAGCGGCGGCCGCACGTATGCCTACAGCAGTCATGACGATGCCGTGGACTCCAACGGCACCCTGACCATCGCCGGTGGCGTCCTGGTGGCCATCAGCCACGCCCCCCGTCCCGAAGGCGCGCTGGACAGCGACTCCAACCAGTTCGCCATCACGGGAGGCACCTTCGTCGGCATCGGCGCGTACAGCAGCACCCCCACCGACAGCGCCTGCACGCAGAACGTCATCACCATTCCCACCTACGTGGAAGCCGGTCCGTGGACACTGCGCGACGCGGCCGGCAACGTCGTCTTTTCCTATGACCTGCCCTTCCGTTCCGGCTACATGATTGCCAGCACCCCGGCGCTGGCCCGGGGCGCCACCTACACCGTGGTGCGCGGCGGCACGCTCGGGCCGGTCGGCGAGGACTTCCATGGCCTGGCCCTGCACCCCACCACGCTGACGGGGGGCACACCGGCCGAGACCTTCACCATCACCCGGATCCTCACCCCTCTGGGGGCTGCCGAATTCGACTGGTTCAGCCCGGAAAAGGGACCGGACGACTAA
- a CDS encoding metallophosphoesterase family protein codes for MKFIHAADLHLDSPLRGLSAYSDAPAEQLRTATRDAFVKLVDIALDEAVDFMVIAGDIYDGDWKDFNTGLFFIRQMGRLRQAGIPVYLLYGNHDAESDMTRSLTLPDNVHVFSSRKAETFTIESLKVAIHGRSFKQKATTENMVPNYPEPVPGWLNIGVLHTALEGNAEHATYAPCTVSELEAKGYQYWALGHVHERSILPEHRQAGQTVIAFPGNLQGRHIREQGARGALLVTAQADEITDIQLMEVDVLRWQQLDVELGQDDDMASALQAAGRSLENLLAETPAHLPLAVRVVFTGTTPAHETLLAQDEQLRQEIIAQAVAQDAERIWIEKVKVATRPPQAATSTSQGLPDALADLESLVLSAQDDPEFINDLISDWQAILEKLPDDVRRLSPELKELRQDPMSQLAARIQQALPLLVDRIERVQSASPR; via the coding sequence GTGAAGTTCATTCACGCCGCCGACCTGCACCTGGACAGCCCGCTTCGCGGGCTGTCCGCGTATTCCGATGCACCAGCCGAGCAGTTGCGCACTGCCACGCGCGATGCCTTCGTGAAGCTGGTGGACATCGCCCTGGATGAAGCCGTCGACTTCATGGTCATTGCCGGCGACATCTACGACGGCGACTGGAAGGACTTCAACACCGGACTCTTCTTCATCCGGCAGATGGGAAGGCTGCGACAGGCCGGCATTCCCGTCTATCTGCTTTACGGCAACCACGACGCCGAAAGCGACATGACACGCAGCCTCACGCTGCCCGACAACGTGCATGTCTTTTCCTCGCGCAAGGCGGAAACGTTCACTATCGAATCACTGAAGGTGGCGATTCACGGCCGAAGCTTCAAGCAGAAGGCAACCACGGAAAATATGGTTCCGAATTATCCGGAACCTGTACCTGGCTGGCTGAACATCGGTGTGCTGCATACCGCCCTGGAAGGCAATGCCGAGCACGCCACGTATGCGCCCTGTACCGTTTCCGAACTGGAAGCCAAGGGCTATCAGTACTGGGCGCTGGGCCATGTGCATGAGCGCAGCATCCTTCCCGAACATCGTCAGGCAGGCCAGACCGTCATCGCCTTTCCCGGCAACCTCCAGGGGCGGCACATCCGCGAGCAGGGCGCACGCGGCGCCCTGCTGGTCACGGCGCAAGCCGACGAGATCACCGACATCCAGCTGATGGAAGTCGACGTGCTGCGCTGGCAGCAGCTGGATGTAGAACTCGGTCAGGATGACGACATGGCGTCCGCCCTCCAGGCAGCTGGCCGTTCCCTGGAGAACCTTCTGGCGGAGACCCCTGCCCATCTGCCACTGGCCGTGCGTGTCGTCTTCACCGGAACCACGCCGGCCCATGAAACCCTGCTGGCGCAGGACGAACAGCTTCGGCAGGAAATCATCGCCCAGGCCGTGGCCCAGGATGCCGAGCGCATCTGGATCGAGAAGGTGAAGGTGGCCACGCGCCCACCACAGGCCGCAACCTCGACATCCCAGGGGCTGCCGGATGCGCTGGCAGACCTGGAATCCCTGGTGCTTTCTGCCCAGGACGACCCGGAATTCATCAACGACCTCATCAGCGACTGGCAGGCCATCCTGGAAAAGCTGCCGGACGATGTACGCCGCCTGTCGCCCGAGCTGAAGGAACTGCGTCAGGATCCCATGTCACAGCTGGCCGCACGCATTCAGCAGGCCCTGCCGCTTCTGGTGGATCGCATCGAACGGGTGCAGTCCGCATCCCCCCGCTGA
- a CDS encoding gamma-glutamylcyclotransferase, translated as MMSVATPVSRSSHATPQATPSPVVTSALQGAAQAAATASTRQRAYTAPPTPAVYQRMEWVFAYGSLIWNPEFDFDERHKVRIEGYHRAFCINSHTYRGTPDAPGVVLGLDCGGSCEGIVYRVRRGQEADIMDRIYQREMVSEVYRPLVVDIPLPDGRQVQALTFIACQEDLHGYLPGPRSEVLRRLRECTGCRGSNREYALNTQAALREWGIQDPALDALIAELDA; from the coding sequence ATGATGTCTGTCGCCACTCCCGTTTCCCGTTCCAGTCACGCCACCCCGCAGGCCACGCCGTCACCCGTCGTGACCTCGGCCCTGCAGGGTGCTGCCCAGGCCGCCGCAACGGCCTCCACCCGCCAGCGCGCCTACACCGCACCGCCCACGCCCGCCGTCTACCAGCGGATGGAATGGGTCTTTGCCTACGGCTCGCTGATCTGGAACCCGGAGTTCGACTTCGACGAACGGCACAAGGTGCGCATCGAGGGCTATCACCGCGCCTTCTGCATCAATTCGCACACCTACCGGGGCACGCCCGATGCCCCAGGCGTGGTGCTGGGCCTGGATTGCGGCGGCTCGTGCGAAGGCATCGTCTACCGCGTTCGCCGCGGCCAGGAAGCCGACATCATGGACCGCATCTACCAGCGCGAGATGGTCAGCGAGGTCTATCGGCCGCTGGTGGTGGACATCCCGCTGCCCGACGGTCGCCAGGTGCAGGCACTCACCTTCATCGCCTGCCAGGAGGACCTGCACGGCTACCTGCCCGGTCCGCGCAGCGAAGTGCTGCGCCGGCTGCGCGAATGCACCGGCTGCCGGGGCAGCAATCGTGAATACGCCCTCAACACCCAGGCCGCCCTGCGTGAATGGGGCATCCAGGATCCGGCCCTGGACGCGCTGATCGCCGAACTGGACGCCTGA
- the argG gene encoding argininosuccinate synthase produces MGNTILQSLPIGQKVGIAFSGGLDTSAALHWMRKKGAVPYAYTANLGQPDENDYDEIPRKALRYGAEAARLVDCRSQLVAEGIAALQCGAFHISTAGVTYFNTTPIGRAVTGTMLVAAMKEDDVNIWGDGSTYKGNDIERFYRYGLLTNPSLKIYKPWLDQQFIDELGGRAEMSAFMAASGFDYKMSAEKAYSTDSNLLGATHEAKDLEYLNSGIRIVQPIMGVPFWREDVVIRPEEVTIRFEEGQPVALNGQTFDSPVELMLEANRIGGRHGLGMSDQIENRIIEAKSRGIYEAPGMALLHIAYERLVTGIHNEDTIEQYRINGLRLGRLLYQGRWFDPQAIMLRETAQRWVARAITGEVTLELRRGNDYSLLNTESPNLTYHPERLTMEKGESVFSPADRIGQLTMRNLDITDTRDKLANYSRVGLLSAGAGHELPQLKKD; encoded by the coding sequence ATGGGCAACACCATTCTGCAAAGCCTGCCGATCGGCCAGAAGGTCGGCATCGCCTTCTCGGGCGGCCTGGACACCAGCGCCGCACTGCACTGGATGCGCAAGAAAGGGGCCGTTCCCTACGCCTACACCGCCAACCTGGGCCAGCCCGACGAGAACGACTACGACGAGATCCCCCGCAAGGCACTGCGCTACGGCGCCGAAGCCGCCCGCCTGGTGGACTGCCGCAGCCAGCTGGTGGCCGAAGGCATTGCCGCCCTGCAGTGCGGCGCCTTCCACATCTCCACCGCCGGTGTCACCTACTTCAACACCACGCCCATCGGCCGTGCCGTGACCGGCACCATGCTGGTGGCCGCCATGAAGGAAGACGACGTCAACATCTGGGGTGACGGCAGCACCTACAAGGGCAACGACATCGAGCGCTTCTACCGCTACGGCCTGCTCACCAACCCGTCGCTCAAGATCTACAAGCCCTGGCTGGACCAGCAGTTCATCGACGAACTAGGCGGCCGTGCCGAAATGTCGGCCTTCATGGCCGCCTCGGGCTTCGACTACAAGATGTCGGCCGAGAAGGCCTATTCCACCGACTCCAACCTGCTGGGCGCCACCCACGAGGCCAAGGATCTGGAATACCTGAACAGCGGCATCCGCATCGTCCAGCCCATCATGGGCGTGCCCTTCTGGCGCGAGGACGTGGTGATCCGCCCCGAGGAAGTCACCATCCGCTTCGAGGAAGGCCAGCCGGTCGCCCTCAACGGCCAGACCTTCGACAGCCCGGTCGAGCTGATGCTGGAAGCCAACCGCATCGGTGGCCGTCACGGACTGGGCATGAGCGACCAGATCGAGAACCGCATCATCGAGGCCAAGAGCCGCGGCATCTACGAAGCCCCGGGCATGGCGCTGCTCCACATCGCCTACGAGCGTCTGGTCACCGGCATCCACAACGAGGACACCATCGAGCAGTACCGCATCAACGGCCTGCGTCTGGGTCGTCTGCTGTACCAGGGCCGCTGGTTCGACCCTCAGGCCATCATGCTGCGCGAGACCGCCCAGCGCTGGGTGGCACGCGCCATCACCGGCGAGGTCACGCTGGAGCTGCGCCGCGGCAACGACTACTCGCTGCTGAACACTGAATCGCCCAACCTCACCTATCACCCCGAGCGGCTGACCATGGAGAAAGGCGAATCGGTCTTCTCGCCGGCTGACCGCATCGGCCAGCTCACCATGCGCAACCTCGACATCACCGACACGCGCGACAAGCTGGCCAACTACAGCCGCGTCGGCCTGCTGAGCGCGGGTGCCGGCCATGAACTGCCGCAGCTGAAGAAGGACTGA